The DNA region CAAGTTCTGCTGAAATACTCATTAATTTAGCACCAACTAATTGAAACCCCTTTTTCTCAAAACGCGCAACTATTTCTCCAATTAAATTGCGTTGAACTCCGTCTGGTTTTACCATTAAAAATGTTTTTTCCACGAATCCCACTCCCAAATCGATATGTATAATAAATTGTCCTAAGTGACAATCCATAAAAGATTACCATTTTTACGAATATTTCGCAAGAGAAAAACAAGAGAAACTCATTATTATAGTCCTTCCATTGACGGTAGGGAATAAAATAAGAGTTAATCGCTGATAGATTAACTCTCATTTCTAAAATTTTCGCTTGCCAATAAATTTTGCAATATCACGAAGAGACTTCTTCGCTCTATTCGCTGGAAGCTCTTCTAGCACAGCTAGTGCTTTTTCTAAGTACCTGTCACTCAATGCGATAGATTTTTCTATTGCTCTTGATTGTTTTATTAGCATTATTATGGATTCGATTTCTTGTTGCTCCATATGCTCATGTACCTTTTCAATCTCTAAGCGAATACTTTCCTTTTCCATTGCATAGAGGGCTGGAGCAGTAATATTTCCTTGTAATAGATCACTGCCAGCAGGTTTGCCAAGCTCTTCCTCTGTTGAAGTGAAATCCAATACATCGTCGATAATCTGAAAGGACATACCCACATAATAACCAAATTTATACAGCCTTCTATGAACTGATTCTTCAACACCAGCAGCAATGGCTCCCAACTGGCAGCTCGCAGCAATTAATAGGGCCGTCTTTCTCTTAATGCGTCGTAAATAATCCCTTAGGTTTTGGTTCGTACGATACTTATCTTTAATTTGCTGAATCTCGCCAACAGTCACTTCGACAATGGTATTTGCTAATATTTTATGGGCCATAGGTTTCTCAATTTCAGTCATTAGCTCGAGAGCTAATGCAAAAATAAAATCTCCTGTATACATAGCTGTTTTGTTATCCCATTTCGCTTTTACAGTTGGCTGCCCTCTTCTAAGGTCCGCATCATCGATTACATCATCATGAACGAGAGAGGCCATATGAATAAGTTCAAGGGCAACAGCTACATTTTTCATAACATTAATATCGTAATTCCCAAACTTCCCAGCAAGTAATACAAAAATTGGACGAATTCTTTTTCCGCCCGCTTTTAATGTATGCAAAGAAGCTTCTTTCAAAAGAATAGAGTCTGCCTGAATGGTTGCCTCTAGGTTTTTTTCGATTATGTTAATATCCGAATTCAAAAATGAATACATCATTTTTAATTTCATTTGTATTCACCCAGCTTTTCATCCTATCTACTTGTTCCTATTACTTCTTATACCCCATATGAACTGCAGCAGCTCCACCACTATATGGTTTATACATTACATCTTTTAAGCCTGCACTTTCAAACATACGTGCTAGTTCTTTCATACCTGGAAAGTCCCTTGCTGATTCTTGCAGCCACGAATATTCTTTATAGCTTTTAGCAAATAATTTCCCAAACATCGGCATAATGTATCGGAAGTAAAAAAAGTAAAGTTGTCTATAGCCAATTAACGTCGGTTGAGAGGTTTCAAGACAAACAACAATGCCGCCTGGTTTAACTACTCTACGCATTTCTTTTAGTACCTGTAAATAATCAGGAACATTTCTTAATCCAAAGCCAATTGTTGCATAATCGAAACTATTATCAGGGAAAGGTAGTTCCATCGCATTTCCGTGCACTAGTTTTACCTGCTTCAGCCCCAGTTCTTTTACCTTTTCAACCCCAACATTAAGCATGTTTTGGCTAAAATCTAAACCAGTAACATCGCCAGTTGGACCAACGGCGTCGGCTAATGCAATCGTCCAGTCAGCTGTTCCACAGCAAACGTCTAGGGCTTTCGATCCCGGCTTGACATTCATCCTCTTCATGGTGTCTTTGCGCCATTTGATGTGCTGTTGAAAACTAATGACTGAGTTCATTTTATCGTAGTTGTCAGATATTTTTTCAAACACCTTATGAACTCTTTGTTCTTTCGATTGCTGCATGTATTTACCCTTCTTCCACTAATGTTTTCGCAATTGGCATATGTTCATCGACTATTGATGTTATCCGATCCTCAAGCATATCGTTAAGAAATGGAAGCTGGTTCATCCCTCTTAAAATTGTTTGTTTTGAATTATCAAGGTATTGACCACAAATAAAAAGTAACTCCCGCTTTTCTTCACTGGATATTTCATTTAAATTATGCTTATTACGCGGAAAAATCATTTCTTTCATACGTTCGAACAACGGTGAACTTCCAGTATTAATAAATTGGCTTTCTTCTCGAAGTAATCTTTTCATAAAAAACAGATTAGCAATAATCTCGTTCCACAAATCTACTTTAAAATACTTAGAAAACCGCGTGATAAGGCTACTCTCAATTCTTTTTATACTAGTCATCAGTTCTTCTATTTCACGCGATTCTTTCCGATAAACGGAAATTTTATGTTCATTGACCTCTTTTATACCTTTAGAGAGTTCTTTGATCATGAGATTGTCTTCAGTTTCAGCTAGGAGCTTATAGTATAAGCCACTGTAATAATCACCTGCTAGAACAGTTAATTGTCTATTCTTTTCATCAACAGCTGCATTTGATATATGTTCATGGGTATCAAGGGCTATTTGTACAAGCATAGTAGTCATAGCATAATTTTTAAGTTCATTGTAAGACAATTCGAGACGTTCCATAATCGAAAGAAGGACAAGTAGTTTATCTTTGTCAATTACTGGAACTTTAATGTATTTAAGCAAGTAAGGATGGTTTACCCGTTGTTCAACCTGCTGTTTAATATCTGTAAATTTCTGTTGAATGTCTGGCAATTTTATCACCCTTGCTTCCCCGTATAATTATTTATTATGTCCTTTTAATCTTAACAAGGCAGTGACAATTATATCATAAAAGCTTTTTGTGTGAGCAGGAATTCACAAAATAAATACATTTTCACTATAAGGAAATATGAATAAATAAGAAAATGTTATTTAATCGAGTATTTTTCACTCTCTTACTTCTTAATATCACTTTCTACTTCACCAAAGTGTGTAAGTATTTTTGCATTTCCTCTGACTTTTATTGCAGATGTATGCTCGGTAAACTGAGCAATTAATACTTCCCCTTTATCAAGCTTTTCAGAATGATGGAAACGTGTATCTGATCCCCTGGTTAAACCAATTACATTAACACCATTCTCCATAGCTTTTATAACAACGAAATCACTTGTTTGCGATTGACGCTTTTCCATTTATTCACCCCGTTTAATTCCGAATTAATGCAAGTATTTCTGAACGTGCAGTCGCATCATTGGCTAACGTGCCACGAACGGCCGTTGTGACAGTTTTAGAGCCTGGTTTTTTTACCCCGCGCATGGTCATACACATATGCTCAGCTTCTACAATCACCATAACTCCATGAGGCTCTAACTTTTCCATCATGCTTTCTGCGATTGTGGATGTAATTCTTTCCTGCAATTGAGGCCTTTTCGCTACAGCCTCTACAGCCCTGGCTAATTTACTCAGTCCCGTAACTCGGCCATCTTTCGGATAATAGGCAACATGTGCTTTTCCAAAAAACGGTACAAGGTGATGCTCGCACATCGAATAAAATGGAATATCTTTTACTAAAACTAATTCTTCATAGTCTTCACTAAAGATCGTCTCAAAATGTTTCTTTGGATCATCATTTAAACCACTAAAAACTTCTTGGTACATTTTTGCTACTCTTTTTGGTGTATCGAGCAGTCCTTCTCGGTCTGGATCTTCTCCTATTGCTTCCAATATTAAACGCACCGCTTCTTCAATTTGGGTACGGTTTATTTCTGACATGCAAATTCCCCCTATGGTTAGCAAAAAAACATATATAGTTCCATATTAGCATAACCATTTCAACTCAAGCAAAAATCTTAACCATAGAAAAAAGGCCATGGGTTTATCCCATGACCTTTTTGCCTAAGCGTACGCTTAAAGCAATAAATTTATGTAATTATTTTACTGCGTCTTTAAGCGCTTTACCTGGTTTGAAAGCAGGAACTTTGCTAGCTGCGATATCAATTTCCTCACCTGTTTGAGGATTGCGACCTTTACGGGCTGCACGCTCGCGTACTTCAAAGTTACCAAAACCGATTAATTGTACTTTATCACCATTTTTTAAAGCATCTAGAATTGCATCAAAAACAGCATCAACTGCTTTTGTAGCGTCTTTTTTAGAAAGTTCACTTGCTTCTGCTACTGCGTTAATTAGTTCTGTCTTGTTCATGCTTGTCACCTCCTCCCAATAAATTGAGTTAAGATTCGTAAATAAGATTACTTATCTACATTTCTAAACAAATTTTGTAGTTTCTATACGTTACAGCGCGGTTTTATTAGAAAAATAAATAAAAATAGCAACAATTAGTATTTTAATTCTACTTTTTTTACAAAACCTTGCTATATAAAGGTTTCAGCACTATAACGTAAGTCTGTTAAAAGATTATCATAATCATTTGAGGTTATCAAGAATATTTCATGAAATAATGGTAATCTTTTCTTCAGTTCGACAAAAATCTGCTTTTTTTGAAGTATTTGGTAGAATTTTTCCACATATTTGTTAAACTAGCCTGTTGATTGGAACTCCAGGCACTTCGCTTTCCGCGGGCAGTCCGGGAGCCTCCTCGTCGCTTCGCTCCAATCAACATCGTTAGCAAAATCAACAATATTCTTTAACACACTGATATCTAAAAAAGCAAAAAAGACTCCAAATTGGAGTCTTGCTGCTTATAGAATAATCGCGATTAAGCCGCCTGAACCTTCGTTAATAATTCTCTCTAGTGTTTCTTTTAGTTTATATCTTGCATTTTCTGGCATTAATGACAGCTTCGCCTGAATCCCTTCACGGACGATCGAGCTTAGGGATCTTCCGAAGATATCAGAATTCCAAATGGATAACGGATCATCTTCAAAATCCTGCATTAAGTAGCGGACTAGTTCTTCACTTTGTTTTTCGGTACCAATGATTGGTGCAAATTCAGACTCAACATCCACTTTTATCATGTGAATAGAAGGTGCAACTGCTCTCAATCTTACACCGAATCTGGCACCCTGACGGATAATCTCTGGCTCTTCTAAGCTCATATCTGAAAGTGACGGAGAGGCAATACCATAGCCAGTTTGCTTAACCATCTTTAAGGCATCAGCAATATGGTCATATTCTGCCTTCGCATGTGCAAAATCCTGCATAAGCTCAAGAAGGTGATCCTTCCCTCTAATCTCTACTCCAACGATTTCTTTTAAAATATCGTCGTAGAGTTCGTCTGGAGCAAACAAATCAATTTCAGCCACGCCTTGCCCCATTTCAATTCCAGCCAAACCAGCTCTTTCAATGTAATCAAAGTCGCTAAATTGCTGGACCACTCTATCCACATCTCTTAATCTTTTTATATCCTTAACAGTCTCTTTTACTGCTTCTTGATAGCTTTCGCGCAGCCAATGGTTCTCTCTTAACACCATTACCCAGCTAGGCAGATTAACGTTAACCTCGAGGACAGGGAATTCATAAAGCGCCTCACGCAGGACATTCAGAACATCGCTATCGCGCATACTTTCTACACTCATCGAGATGACAGGAATGTCGTATTTATCTGCTAAGCTGGCTCTAAGCGTCTCAGTACTTGGATGGTAAGGCTGTGCGCTGTTCACAACCATAATGAACGGTTTACCCACTTCCTTCAGCTCATTAATGACTCGTTCTTCAGCCTCAATATAATTACTTCTTGGAATCTCTCCAATTGTTCCGTCAGTTGTAACAACTACACCAATGGTAGAATGCTCTTGTATTACTTTACGCGTACCAATTTCAGCAGCCTCATGAAAGGGAATTGGCTCCTCATACCAAGGTGTATTTATCATTCTAGGACCATTCTCATCCTCATAGCCCTTAGCCCCCGGGACTGTATACCCTACACAATCCACAAGTCTAATATTTACATTCAGACCTTCCTCAACATGGACAGATACTGCCTGGTTAGGAACAAATTTCGGCTCAGTAGTCATGATTGTTTTTCCTGCAGCACTCTGAGGCAGCTCATCCTGTGTTCTAGATCTCTCTGCTTCATTTTCTATATTCGGCAATACCACCAGTTCCATAAATTTTTTAATAAACGTGGATTTACCTGTTCGAACAGCACCTACAACTCCTAAATAAATATCACCGCCGGTTCTTTCGGCAATATCTTTAAACACATCAACCTTTTCCAAGTGATCCCCTCCCGATCATAGAGTAAAGTGGGATAATATTATCCATTTAGGTATTTTTGGACACTATATGTTTATGATGTTGTCCTATATTGTTATGACACTTTTCTGAAATTTTTTACCCCCTTAATATTAACTCGTTATTTTTCTCTGGTATCTATTGTGTCCGAGCGAATTGATCGAATGAGGGTTTCTAATAAAGAAACTGAGTTGTTTGGTGCTACCAATGTTGTCCTTATGGCAATTTAGTGTTTATACACTTCTTAGCCTAAAAAAAAAACCCTTCTCCTACAATATATTTCGCAGGTGAAGGGTTATGACTATTTGCTGTGAACAATATCAATCTAATTGATATAAAAAAATTGGCTCATTGTTGTTTTCATCGACCGTATAGGGTAAAGAGTATGCTGGGACAATCATTGAGTCCTCTAATAGAATGTAACGAATATCCTCTCCAGGGCTTACTTTTTTATTTGATTTCTGAAGAACTTGATATAAATCTTGCCGGTAATCTACAAAGACTTCCGCATTTCCTGTAATAATCAGTGGAAGATTTTGATTTGTATATGGACTCACCACAAATGGAGGCTGCTTAAAACCTAGTTCACTGAAATCTATCGAATAAACATTTTCAGCAATTTTTTCTTTAAAGGGCGGATATCCGCTCGTTTTTATTCTTAAGTTAATATCGCGAATGGTTTCTGCCATCCTTAAATCAAGAAGTTTTACTGTTGGATTTGTTTCTGCGTCGACGAGTACGTATTGAAAAATCCCACCGCTTTCAAAAGCATTTCCTGGTGGCTCAGAAATATATTTTGGAGCGATCTTTTTAAAGTCTATGGGATATTTCTGGTAAATTGGAGTCTCTAAGTCCTTCGTCTTGATTGGGAGGATTCCTCCATTGTCCTCCTGAAAGGAATTTACTGCATGTTGAACAGCTTGAATTTGATCTACATATGGAATTTGATTTTTTGCTAATTCTTTATCTGGATACATACATCCAGATAAGAACAGGATGGTTATAGCCAGTATAGCGGTAAGCACTTTGCATTTCATACAATCACCTGTATTTTTCTTTTTTTTATGTAAAGAGAACGATAAACAATGTGAAACCAGCAATGATTAGAAAGAAGTAGGCAAGAAAAGCAGTCAAAACCCGAAGAATTCCTTTTAACTTAAAGCGGCTTAAATAAATTGTTATGATAGATAGAAACATGAGTCCTATTCCCGCAATCGATATCCACATTTTTAGCATACCTGGTGACAAAATGACCCCTCCTTTTTTCGAAAATTATTATATCATAGTAACTTGGTTACTAAAAAAAATTTGATTTATATACAAATAAAAAACTGAAGTAAGGAGGGGCGAATTCCGTACTTCAGTCTTGTGACTAAAATAACCCATTTCTAGGTTCAAACTAGAAGTGTGCTTCGTTGCATTGTATGCATAAATCATAGAAAGCGCGTCATTGAACGATTATAAAAATTAATTTTACTCAAAAATATTTTTTTCGTCGTGAATATTAACTAAGTCTTCCATTTCGTGTGTTTTACCACGGGCCATTAAAACATCAACAGCATCTTTGGCATTTTTTCCGTTGAACAGGACATTGTATAAGGCCATAGTAATCGGCATGTTAACATCGTACTTCAATGCAAGCTGATAGGCTGCTTTGGTGGTCCTAACGCCTTCTACAACCATGCCCATGTTCTTTAGGACCTCTTCAAGGGTATTTCCTCTGCCTAAAAGATTTCCCGCTCTCCAATTCCTTGAATGGACGCTTGTACATGTAACAATTAAATCTCCTATGCCAGTCAATCCTGAAAAGGTTAACGGATTCGCACCCATTTTCGTTCCTAAACGAGCAATCTCAGCCAAACCTCTTGTGATAAGTGCTGCTTTTGCATTGTCGCCATAACCTAGTCCATCTGTTATACCTGCAGCTAAGGCAATAATATTTTTTAATGCACCGCCAATTTCTACACCAATAACATCTGGATTGGTATACACACGGAAATTGTTGTTAATAAAAATATCCTGCACTTCTTCTGCAGCCACCATATCTTCTGAAGAAACTGTTACAGTGGTTGGCTGGCGTAAGCTTACTTCCTCAGCATGGCTTGGTCCTGATAAAACAACCACTGCCTTTAAAAGCTCACTAGGCATTTCTTCCTTAATCATTTCAGTTATACGCATCAATGAATCCGGCTCTATTCCTTTACTAACGTGAGCAATTGTCAACGGTGAGTGGTGAACAGTACGTATTTTTTCAATTACTTCACGAATCGCTTTCGTTGGAACAGCCAAAATAACCATTTTCACTTCTGCCAAGGCATTACTTAATGAAGCGTATCCAATAATTAACTCAGGCAGTACAACTTCTGGTAAATATTTTTTATTGGTATGAAGCTGATTGATTTCATTCACTTGGTTTTCGTTATGGCTCCATAATCGAACTTCATAACCATTATCCGCCAAAACCATAGCCAGTGCTGTTCCCCAGCTTCCAGCACCGACAACAGTGATAGGCCCTTTATTTTGCTGCATTTACGTCACTCCCGCATCAAAATTTTATTTTCTTTCTCTAGGATAAATTTTTATTGGTGTTCCCTCAAAACCAAAAGCCTCTCTAATCCTGTTTTCCAGAAAACGCTGATAAGAAAAATGCATTAATTCAGGTTCATTTACAAAGACAACAAAGGTTGGCGGTTTGATAGCAACTTGTGTAGTATAATAAATTTTTAATCGGCGCCCATTATCTGTCGGAGTTGGATTCATAGCAACCGCATCCATTATGATATCATTTAAAACACTAGTTTCTACACGCATTGCATGATTTTCACTTGCGGTATTAATCATTGGCAAAAGCGTATGAATTCGTTTTTTAGTTTTTGCTGACAGGAAAACAATCGGTGCATAGCTTAGGAATAGAAAATGTTCCCTAATCTTTTGTTCTAACTCTTTCATTGTTTTTTCATCTTTTTCAACTGCATCCCATTTATTTACTACAATTACGACTGCACGGCCTGCTTCATGTGCATAGCCGGCAATTTTCTTGTCTTGTTCAATGATACCCTCTTCCGCATCAATTACCACTAATGCCACATCAGACCGTTCAATTGCTCTTAGAGCACGAAGGACACTATATTTCTCCGTACTTTCATACACTTTACCTTTTTTCCGCATACCTGCTGTATCAATGATGACATATTTATCACCGTTAAAGGTATAAGGAGAATCGACAGCATCACGTGTAGTACCTGCAATATTACTGACAATTACTCGCTCTTCACCCAAAATCGCATTTACTAGTGAGG from Neobacillus sp. FSL H8-0543 includes:
- the hepT gene encoding heptaprenyl diphosphate synthase component II gives rise to the protein MKLKMMYSFLNSDINIIEKNLEATIQADSILLKEASLHTLKAGGKRIRPIFVLLAGKFGNYDINVMKNVAVALELIHMASLVHDDVIDDADLRRGQPTVKAKWDNKTAMYTGDFIFALALELMTEIEKPMAHKILANTIVEVTVGEIQQIKDKYRTNQNLRDYLRRIKRKTALLIAASCQLGAIAAGVEESVHRRLYKFGYYVGMSFQIIDDVLDFTSTEEELGKPAGSDLLQGNITAPALYAMEKESIRLEIEKVHEHMEQQEIESIIMLIKQSRAIEKSIALSDRYLEKALAVLEELPANRAKKSLRDIAKFIGKRKF
- a CDS encoding demethylmenaquinone methyltransferase; translation: MQQSKEQRVHKVFEKISDNYDKMNSVISFQQHIKWRKDTMKRMNVKPGSKALDVCCGTADWTIALADAVGPTGDVTGLDFSQNMLNVGVEKVKELGLKQVKLVHGNAMELPFPDNSFDYATIGFGLRNVPDYLQVLKEMRRVVKPGGIVVCLETSQPTLIGYRQLYFFYFRYIMPMFGKLFAKSYKEYSWLQESARDFPGMKELARMFESAGLKDVMYKPYSGGAAAVHMGYKK
- a CDS encoding heptaprenyl diphosphate synthase component 1, producing MIKLPDIQQKFTDIKQQVEQRVNHPYLLKYIKVPVIDKDKLLVLLSIMERLELSYNELKNYAMTTMLVQIALDTHEHISNAAVDEKNRQLTVLAGDYYSGLYYKLLAETEDNLMIKELSKGIKEVNEHKISVYRKESREIEELMTSIKRIESSLITRFSKYFKVDLWNEIIANLFFMKRLLREESQFINTGSSPLFERMKEMIFPRNKHNLNEISSEEKRELLFICGQYLDNSKQTILRGMNQLPFLNDMLEDRITSIVDEHMPIAKTLVEEG
- the mtrB gene encoding trp RNA-binding attenuation protein MtrB, yielding MEKRQSQTSDFVVIKAMENGVNVIGLTRGSDTRFHHSEKLDKGEVLIAQFTEHTSAIKVRGNAKILTHFGEVESDIKK
- the folE gene encoding GTP cyclohydrolase I FolE, whose product is MSEINRTQIEEAVRLILEAIGEDPDREGLLDTPKRVAKMYQEVFSGLNDDPKKHFETIFSEDYEELVLVKDIPFYSMCEHHLVPFFGKAHVAYYPKDGRVTGLSKLARAVEAVAKRPQLQERITSTIAESMMEKLEPHGVMVIVEAEHMCMTMRGVKKPGSKTVTTAVRGTLANDATARSEILALIRN
- a CDS encoding HU family DNA-binding protein; amino-acid sequence: MNKTELINAVAEASELSKKDATKAVDAVFDAILDALKNGDKVQLIGFGNFEVRERAARKGRNPQTGEEIDIAASKVPAFKPGKALKDAVK
- the spoIVA gene encoding stage IV sporulation protein A, with protein sequence MEKVDVFKDIAERTGGDIYLGVVGAVRTGKSTFIKKFMELVVLPNIENEAERSRTQDELPQSAAGKTIMTTEPKFVPNQAVSVHVEEGLNVNIRLVDCVGYTVPGAKGYEDENGPRMINTPWYEEPIPFHEAAEIGTRKVIQEHSTIGVVVTTDGTIGEIPRSNYIEAEERVINELKEVGKPFIMVVNSAQPYHPSTETLRASLADKYDIPVISMSVESMRDSDVLNVLREALYEFPVLEVNVNLPSWVMVLRENHWLRESYQEAVKETVKDIKRLRDVDRVVQQFSDFDYIERAGLAGIEMGQGVAEIDLFAPDELYDDILKEIVGVEIRGKDHLLELMQDFAHAKAEYDHIADALKMVKQTGYGIASPSLSDMSLEEPEIIRQGARFGVRLRAVAPSIHMIKVDVESEFAPIIGTEKQSEELVRYLMQDFEDDPLSIWNSDIFGRSLSSIVREGIQAKLSLMPENARYKLKETLERIINEGSGGLIAIIL
- a CDS encoding DUF2768 domain-containing protein, which gives rise to MSPGMLKMWISIAGIGLMFLSIITIYLSRFKLKGILRVLTAFLAYFFLIIAGFTLFIVLFT
- a CDS encoding NAD(P)H-dependent glycerol-3-phosphate dehydrogenase; protein product: MQQNKGPITVVGAGSWGTALAMVLADNGYEVRLWSHNENQVNEINQLHTNKKYLPEVVLPELIIGYASLSNALAEVKMVILAVPTKAIREVIEKIRTVHHSPLTIAHVSKGIEPDSLMRITEMIKEEMPSELLKAVVVLSGPSHAEEVSLRQPTTVTVSSEDMVAAEEVQDIFINNNFRVYTNPDVIGVEIGGALKNIIALAAGITDGLGYGDNAKAALITRGLAEIARLGTKMGANPLTFSGLTGIGDLIVTCTSVHSRNWRAGNLLGRGNTLEEVLKNMGMVVEGVRTTKAAYQLALKYDVNMPITMALYNVLFNGKNAKDAVDVLMARGKTHEMEDLVNIHDEKNIFE
- the der gene encoding ribosome biogenesis GTPase Der → MVKPVIAIVGRPNVGKSTIFNRIVGERISIVEDTPGVTRDRIYSSGEWLTHDFNLIDTGGIDIGDEPFLEQIRQQAEIAIDEADVIIFLTNGREGVTAADEEVAKILYKSKKPIVLGVNKIDNPEMREQIYDFYSLGFGDPIPISGSHGLGLGDLLDEAAKHFPKNTQPDYAADVIKFSLIGRPNVGKSSLVNAILGEERVIVSNIAGTTRDAVDSPYTFNGDKYVIIDTAGMRKKGKVYESTEKYSVLRALRAIERSDVALVVIDAEEGIIEQDKKIAGYAHEAGRAVVIVVNKWDAVEKDEKTMKELEQKIREHFLFLSYAPIVFLSAKTKKRIHTLLPMINTASENHAMRVETSVLNDIIMDAVAMNPTPTDNGRRLKIYYTTQVAIKPPTFVVFVNEPELMHFSYQRFLENRIREAFGFEGTPIKIYPRERK